The proteins below come from a single Macaca fascicularis isolate 582-1 chromosome 9, T2T-MFA8v1.1 genomic window:
- the RBM17 gene encoding splicing factor 45 — protein MSLYDDLGVETSDSKTEGWSKNFKLLQSQLQVKKAALTQAKSQRTKQSTVLAPVIDLKRGGSSDDRQIVDTPPHVAAGLKDPVPSGFSAGEVLIPLADEYDPMFPNDYEKVVKRQREERQRQRELERQKEIEEREKRRKDRHEASGFARRPDPDSDEDEDYERERRKRSMGGAAIAPPTSLVEKDKELPRDFPYEEDSRPRSQSSKAAIPPPVYEEQDRPRSPTGPSNSFLANMGGTVAHKIMQKYGFREGQGLGKHEQGLSTALSVEKTSKRGGKIIVGDATEKDASKKSDSNPLTEILKCPTKVVLLRNMVGAGEVDEDLEVETKEECEKYGKVGKCVIFEIPGAPDDEAVRIFLEFERVESAIKAVVDLNGRYFGGRVVKACFYNLDKFRVLDLAEQV, from the exons ATGTCCCTGTACGATGACCTGGGAGTGGAGACCAGTGACTCAAAGACAGAAGGCTGGTCCAAAAACTTCAAActtctgcagtcccagcttcAGGTGAAGAAGGCAGCTCTCACTCAGGCAAAG AGCCAAAGGACGAAACAAAGTACAGTCCTCGCCCCAGTCATTGACCTGAAGCGAGGTGGCTCCTCAGATGACCGGCAAATTGTGGACACGCCACCACATGTAGCAGCTGGGCTGAAG GATCCTGTTCCCAGTGGGTTTTCTGCAGGGGAAGTTCTGATTCCCTTAGCTGACGAATATGACCCTATGTTTCCTAATGATTATGAGAAAGTAGTGAAGCGCCAAAGAGAGGAACGACAGAGACAGCGGGAGCTggaaagacaaaaggaaatagaagaaagggaaaa AAGGCGCAAAGACAGACATGAAGCAAGTGGGTTTGCAAGGAGACCAGATCCAGATTCTGATGAAGATGAAGATTATGAGcgagagaggaggaaaagaa GTATGGGCGGCGCTGCCATTGCCCCACCCACTTCTCTGGTGGAGAAAGACAAAGAGT TACCCCGAGATTTTCCTTATGAAGAGGACTCAAGACCTCGATCACAGTCTTCCAAAGCTGCCATTCCTCCCCCAGTGTACGAGGAACAAGACAGACCGAGATCTCCAACTGGGCCTAGCAACTCCTTCCTCGCTAACATGGG GGGCACGGTGGCGCACAAGATCATGCAGAAGTACGGCTTCCGGGAGGGCCAGGGTCTGGGGAAGCACGAGCAGGGGCTGAGCACCGCCTTGTCAGTGGAGAAGACCAGCAAGCGTGGCGGCAAGATCATCGTGGGTGACGCCACAGAGAAAG ATGCATCCAAGAAGTCAGATTCAAATCCACTGACTGAAATACTTAAGTGTCCTACTAAAGTGGTCCTACTAAGG aACATGGTTGGTGCGGGAGAGGTGGATGAAGACTTGGAAGTTGAAACCAAGGAAGAATGTGAAAAATATGGCAAAGTTGGAAAATGTGTGATATTTGAA ATTCCTGGTGCCCCTGATGATGAAGCAGTACGGATATTTTTAGAATTTGAGAGAGTTGAATCAGCAATTAAAG CGGTTGTTGACTTGAATGGGAGGTATTTTGGTGGACGGGTGGTAAAAGCATGTTTCTACAATTTGGACAAATTCAGGGTCTTGGATTTGGCAGAACAAGTTTGA